Proteins from one Myxococcales bacterium genomic window:
- the ftsY gene encoding signal recognition particle-docking protein FtsY — MEIVYVLVGIVALVAVYFLFIRKSEPDKLGAAPKQELPAKREETKKSDEPKPKPAVAEKAKAAASKDAEPEKSARRAESSQSVEADIAVEAEAPVPSRPSLTRTRDVAGLRKGLAKSRGEEGFFGKLRALISGKKELNPAIAEEIEEILLSSDVGVGTTQAMLTRIKESLSKADLLDSEKVWSAVRDEAKRILEVDGKAGAFPLTGNPTVVLLVGVNGAGKTTTIGKLATKLQADGKKVVLAAGDTFRAAAVQQLVVWGERIGCDVVRGKDGADPGSVVFDAIKKAQETGAEVVLADTAGRLHTKTNLMAEMKKIAKTADKALAGAPHEVLLVVDATNGQNALAQAKEFKEHLELTGIVLTKLDGTAKGGVILGICDTFGVPVRFVGLGERPDDLRDFSPDEFVEALLGLDEEASAA, encoded by the coding sequence ATGGAAATCGTCTACGTCCTCGTCGGGATCGTGGCGCTCGTCGCCGTCTACTTCCTGTTCATCCGCAAGTCCGAGCCGGACAAGCTCGGGGCAGCTCCGAAACAAGAGCTGCCAGCAAAACGGGAAGAGACCAAGAAGAGCGACGAGCCCAAGCCCAAACCTGCGGTCGCCGAGAAAGCCAAGGCCGCGGCGTCGAAAGACGCTGAGCCCGAAAAGAGCGCCCGGCGAGCGGAGTCTTCCCAGAGCGTCGAAGCCGACATCGCAGTCGAAGCGGAGGCGCCGGTGCCTTCGCGCCCCTCGCTCACACGCACGCGCGATGTGGCGGGCCTGCGCAAGGGCTTGGCGAAGTCTCGAGGTGAGGAGGGTTTCTTCGGCAAGCTCCGCGCATTGATCAGCGGGAAGAAGGAGCTGAATCCTGCGATCGCCGAGGAAATTGAGGAGATCCTGCTCTCGTCGGACGTGGGCGTCGGGACGACGCAAGCGATGCTCACGCGGATCAAAGAGTCACTGAGCAAGGCCGATCTCCTCGACTCTGAAAAGGTCTGGAGCGCGGTGCGCGACGAGGCCAAGCGCATCCTGGAGGTCGACGGCAAGGCGGGTGCGTTTCCCCTCACCGGCAATCCGACCGTGGTGCTCTTGGTCGGCGTCAACGGTGCGGGCAAGACGACGACGATCGGGAAGCTCGCAACGAAGCTTCAAGCCGACGGCAAGAAGGTCGTCCTGGCCGCAGGCGACACCTTCCGCGCGGCCGCCGTGCAACAGCTCGTCGTGTGGGGCGAGCGCATTGGTTGTGACGTCGTGCGTGGCAAGGACGGCGCCGACCCGGGCAGCGTGGTGTTCGACGCGATCAAGAAGGCCCAGGAGACCGGGGCCGAGGTCGTGCTCGCAGACACGGCCGGGCGCCTGCACACCAAGACCAACTTGATGGCCGAAATGAAGAAGATCGCCAAGACCGCCGACAAAGCCTTGGCTGGCGCCCCCCATGAGGTTCTGCTGGTGGTGGATGCGACCAACGGTCAGAACGCCCTGGCACAGGCCAAGGAGTTCAAGGAGCACCTCGAGCTCACGGGGATCGTGCTCACCAAGCTCGATGGCACCGCCAAAGGCGGCGTCATTCTCGGCATTTGTGACACGTTCGGGGTACCCGTCCGGTTCGTGGGCCTGGGCGAGCGCCCCGACGACCTGCGCGATTTCTCTCCGGACGAGTTCGTGGAGGCCCTGCTCGGGTTGGACGAAGAGGCGAGCGCCGCGTGA